One Skermanella pratensis genomic window, GACCAGGACAGCTGCATCAAGTGCGGCTTGTGCCACATCGCCTGCGAGGACACCGCGCACCAGGCGATCGGCGCCCTGCGGTTGGCGGGCGCCCGGCGCTATGAGGTGATCGAGGACGAATGCGTCGGCTGTAACCTGTGCATGCATGTCTGCCCGGTCGAGAACTGCATCACCATGGAGCGACGCGACGAGGGCAAGCCCTTCCTGACCTGGAAAGACCATCCCAACAACCCCATGCGGCGGGAGGCGGCGGAGTAGGGCGGGGGCACGCCCCGCAGTCTCCCCCGGCCGACTCCCCCTGCCACGGCCGCGGATGTCATCATTCGTCATGATCGGGGCCGCCCGGCGGGCTGCGCGGGACGGCCCTTGATGCGCCGGGGCGCCGCCTTGAGGCGCTGCCCGATCGGGTCGATCCAGCCGGGGGAGCCGGGGCGATGCGTTGAACGGCAGGCCGCATGGACCGCAACGGGTCAGCCCGGTCGGAAACCGCTCCGGCCCGCCGTCCGACCCGCGGTCCGAAGGGCGCAACCGCCCGAAATGGCCGCCGATGTCATCTTCCGTCATGATCCATCGCCTTGCCGCGCGCCGGCTTGGGGTGCCCGGCTTGGAGTGCCCGGCTTGGAGTGCCCGGCTTAGAGTGAAAGGTCGGCTCCGAGGCGGCCCTGTCTGGGGGCATGTGGGCGGTCTCCGGTGGTCCGCTGTCGCTATAGGTATTCTGTCATAGCAAGGCGAGGAGATCAATCCTTTGCGGAGGGCCGGTGGGCACCGATCGAGAAAGCGGTTCCAACCTCTTCAAATATTCTTATGTAAATTTTGACATCGAAATAGAATATTTTAATTCACATTGTTTAAAACTTTCGTTAATTATGTAGATGATAGATAGTATAAGACTCTAGTAGGTCAATACATCATAATAGCATACATAAGGATGCAAAATGAGTGACTCTCCTGGCGGACAGATCACGGTCTATCAAGACTTCAACATGCAGGGTAATTCCCTGGTGATCGTCGATGCATGCTCGGATCTGCGTCCCAGCGGCATGAATGATCAGATCTCCAGCTTCGTCGTGACCTCGGGCGTCTGGACGTTCTACCAGGACATCAACTATCAGACTCCGGTCGGAAAGACCTATGGTCCCGGGACCTACCCGAACGTCGGTCAGGTCGGCCTTCCGAACGACCAGATCTCATCCCTGAAATGCGTCAATCAGATCATGGTCTATCAGGACCTCAACATGCAGGGCACTTCCCTGTTGATCACCGATGCATGCTCGGATCTGCGTCCCACCGGACTGAACGACCAGATCTCCAGCTTCGTCGTGATCTCGGGTACCTGGACCTTCTACCAGGACATCAACTATCAGACTCCGATCGGAACGACCTATGGTCCCGGAAGCTATCCGAACGTCGGTCAGGCCGGCCTTCCGAACGATCAGATCTCGTCCTTGAAGTCCGTGTGATCGCGACGGGAACTGCGCGGTGAACCGTGCCGCCCCGGCCACGGGGCGGCGCCGGCAGCCGGCGGGGGCGATGATGACCCTCCGCGAGGATGACCGCGAAGGTCATCCTCGGTCATCATCGGTCATCCCGCCGCGGCGGGAAGCGCCGGCCATTGGCGGCGCGGGAGCAGCCGGCCCTTCCGGTCGAAGTAAGGCAGGGCCTGGCTGGCCCGGGAGAGCCGGCAGGCGATCTCGGGATGGTGGTCTTCCAGGTAGGCCATGCAGCGCAGCATCCGGCGCGCCGTGGCGACGGCCGACTGGCTGTCCTCGTGGTCGTAGTTCATCTCCTCGTGCGGCGGGGCCGGCTCGGGTGCCGGCTCCGGCTCCGGCGGTGCCGCGGGAACGTCGTCGTCGTCGAAGGCGACGATAGGCTTGCGGGAATTGGGCATGAGACCGCGGAAGCGGGCGATCCGATCGACGGCCCGCAGCACGGCGAAGTGGTTCCGCTTCTCCAGGGCGTCCAGCATCACCCGCTTGAGCATGCCGACAAGTTCGTCCGTTTCCTCGCGCCGGCGGGATTCCTCGGCGGCGATCAGCTCCGCCACGCGCGCCGCGACGCGGGCATCCCGCATCAGCCGCGACCCGGCCTGGCGGGCACCGTCCCAGGCATAGCCGGAAAGCCGGGCAGCCGCCGTCAGGCTCCGGCCGGAGGCGACGTGGCGGGCGAAGGCTTCCTGCCGGTGGGGCAGGTCCAGGTCCAGGTCCAGGTCTGTGGCGGTATCGGACATGGGGGCGCGCTCCGGGTGGGCTGGCGATTAAAATAGGTAAATTGTCTTAAACTCTCAAGGATTGCAATCCTTTTTGTCGGGAGTAGATTGGGAAGACATCGAACGCTGAGATAAATTCACTCTGACCCTTTTTCTTACACGGGGGGCGACGAGGACCCGGCGACGCAGAACCTGTTCGAAATGGCGTTTCAATCCACGCCCCCGCACGGGGGGCGACATGGCGATGGGATCGAGCACGCCGAACTGGTCGAAGTTTCAATCCACGCCCCCGCACGGGGGGCGACCAGCCGCTGGGCGCCGGGGGGAGTTTACAGGGAGGTTTCAATCCACGCCCCCGCACGGGGGGCGACCCGGAGATCACGGCAGCCTCGCCTATGCCGCTTGGTTTCAATCCACGCCCCCGCACGGGGGGCGACGTCCAGGACAAGGCCCGCACCGCGTTCGAGAAGGCGTTTCAATCCACGCCCCCGCACGGGGGGCGACGTGCCCGCGCCCCGCAGGAAGCCGGCATCTTCCTGTTTCAATCCACGCCCCCGCACGGGGGGCGACCCGGCCGGCTTGTCCGGCTGTAGCTCGTCCACGGTGTTTCAATCCACGCCCCCGCACGGGGGGGGCGACCATAGACGGTGTGCTGCGCCGAC contains:
- a CDS encoding beta/gamma crystallin-related protein, with protein sequence MSDSPGGQITVYQDFNMQGNSLVIVDACSDLRPSGMNDQISSFVVTSGVWTFYQDINYQTPVGKTYGPGTYPNVGQVGLPNDQISSLKCVNQIMVYQDLNMQGTSLLITDACSDLRPTGLNDQISSFVVISGTWTFYQDINYQTPIGTTYGPGSYPNVGQAGLPNDQISSLKSV
- a CDS encoding terminase small subunit, which produces MSDTATDLDLDLDLPHRQEAFARHVASGRSLTAAARLSGYAWDGARQAGSRLMRDARVAARVAELIAAEESRRREETDELVGMLKRVMLDALEKRNHFAVLRAVDRIARFRGLMPNSRKPIVAFDDDDVPAAPPEPEPAPEPAPPHEEMNYDHEDSQSAVATARRMLRCMAYLEDHHPEIACRLSRASQALPYFDRKGRLLPRRQWPALPAAAG